A region of Haloplanus sp. XH21 DNA encodes the following proteins:
- a CDS encoding matrixin, protein MNGRALALVCLVVLAGCVTPIEPGTSGEPASPTATPATASGERPATESTAVPGSNPWGTEPIVVAVRNEGTRELAFASLVREAAAFWEANERYLGFPVRYEVRPDAPDPDLVVAFTDRIPDCGGTRDAVGCAPRITDSRMIDRPETVWVKTGLSNESTVLVTKHELGHTLGLGHDDPPRDVMQASSVLYTEPQPNATERAFPWPDGNFTVHVAAEDAADPAGADRQVDHALTYYEDDPPGMPTNLTFDRVDADAEVRILFGATPDCRASSGSCVSTYGTDPDGDGAIEEYTRVEIRLVGLDTEAVGWHVGYWLAHVFGAEPDGEKPPPFQDASYRERRSAWWA, encoded by the coding sequence ATGAACGGCCGCGCCCTCGCACTCGTCTGTCTGGTGGTGCTCGCGGGCTGCGTGACGCCGATAGAGCCCGGAACGTCGGGCGAACCGGCGTCGCCGACGGCGACACCCGCGACGGCATCGGGGGAGCGGCCCGCAACGGAGTCGACGGCCGTGCCGGGATCGAACCCCTGGGGGACCGAACCGATCGTGGTCGCCGTCCGCAACGAGGGAACGCGCGAGCTGGCGTTCGCATCGCTGGTGCGCGAGGCGGCGGCCTTCTGGGAAGCCAACGAGCGGTATCTCGGCTTCCCGGTGCGCTACGAGGTGCGCCCGGACGCCCCGGACCCCGACCTCGTGGTGGCGTTCACCGACCGGATTCCGGACTGTGGCGGGACCCGGGACGCGGTGGGATGTGCGCCACGGATCACGGACTCGCGGATGATCGACCGCCCGGAGACGGTGTGGGTGAAAACCGGGCTCTCGAACGAGTCGACGGTGCTGGTGACGAAACACGAACTCGGGCACACCCTGGGGCTGGGGCACGACGACCCGCCGCGTGACGTGATGCAGGCGTCGTCGGTCCTCTACACCGAACCGCAACCGAACGCGACCGAACGGGCGTTCCCGTGGCCCGACGGCAACTTCACCGTCCACGTCGCCGCCGAAGACGCCGCGGACCCCGCGGGCGCCGACCGGCAGGTCGACCACGCGCTGACGTACTACGAGGACGACCCGCCGGGGATGCCGACGAATCTCACGTTCGACCGGGTCGACGCCGACGCCGAGGTGCGGATCCTGTTCGGCGCGACGCCCGACTGCCGCGCGTCGAGCGGTTCCTGCGTGAGCACGTACGGCACCGACCCCGACGGCGACGGCGCCATCGAGGAGTACACCCGCGTCGAGATCAGACTCGTCGGCCTCGACACGGAGGCGGTGGGCTGGCACGTCGGCTACTGGCTGGCGCACGTCTTCGGCGCTGAACCCGACGGCGAGAAACCGCCGCCGTTCCAGGACGCGAGTTACCGCGAACGCCGGAGCGCGTGGTGGGCGTAG
- a CDS encoding DUF5806 family protein gives MHRRPEQRDMSDDSTASGDGADRADSATESDAVPPDVRKYERFKKMDGAAYDRVNSFLRDRTYITAREWAIARLCVDFRTETGVEMTKIGENLPRLVPFMTDTYSPQAVNQARSAFEEKVQKAGATFLYGAMSGFFTAEELDEMMYEVTETAKFLLEVEGVDLSVAEELDAEDRVSEVMREVRESSEELRDDLDADAD, from the coding sequence TTGCACCGGCGCCCGGAACAGCGGGACATGAGCGACGACTCCACGGCCTCGGGTGACGGCGCCGATCGCGCGGACTCGGCCACCGAGTCGGACGCCGTCCCCCCGGACGTGCGCAAATACGAGCGGTTCAAGAAGATGGACGGCGCGGCGTACGACCGCGTCAACTCCTTCCTCCGCGACCGCACCTACATCACGGCCCGCGAGTGGGCCATCGCCCGCCTCTGTGTCGACTTCCGCACCGAGACGGGGGTCGAGATGACCAAGATCGGCGAGAACCTGCCCCGACTCGTCCCCTTCATGACCGACACCTACTCGCCGCAGGCGGTCAACCAGGCCCGCTCCGCCTTCGAGGAGAAGGTGCAGAAAGCCGGGGCAACGTTCCTCTACGGCGCAATGTCCGGCTTCTTCACCGCCGAGGAACTCGACGAGATGATGTACGAAGTGACCGAAACCGCGAAGTTCCTCCTCGAAGTCGAGGGTGTCGACCTCTCGGTCGCCGAGGAACTCGACGCCGAGGACCGCGTCTCCGAGGTCATGCGCGAGGTCCGCGAGTCCAGCGAGGAACTCCGCGACGACCTGGACGCGGACGCCGACTAG
- a CDS encoding 30S ribosomal protein S6e, producing the protein MADFKVVVSDPETGRTAQVEVDGQDANRFLGRELGDEVDGEAVSLDGTTLELTGGSDTAGRPLRSDITGAGLKKVLLEDGVGYQPSRDGERKRVTVRGREISEEVVQINAKVTSGDADFDALSDEE; encoded by the coding sequence ATGGCAGACTTCAAGGTCGTCGTTTCGGACCCGGAGACGGGTCGCACTGCGCAAGTCGAAGTCGACGGACAGGACGCAAACCGGTTTCTCGGACGCGAACTCGGCGACGAGGTCGACGGCGAGGCCGTCAGTCTCGACGGCACCACGCTCGAACTGACCGGCGGGTCGGACACCGCCGGCCGCCCCCTGCGATCGGACATCACCGGCGCGGGCCTCAAGAAAGTCCTCCTCGAGGACGGCGTCGGCTACCAGCCCTCCCGCGACGGCGAGCGAAAGCGCGTCACCGTCCGCGGCCGCGAGATCAGCGAGGAAGTCGTCCAGATCAACGCCAAGGTGACGAGCGGCGACGCCGACTTCGATGCCCTCTCCGACGAAGAGTAA
- a CDS encoding universal stress protein, translated as MTDPLSPSLVLVPVDGSEESLSAVEYAAAIAEEYDAAVHALYVVSEDLARAIDTGAVDDATLAADTEAFLDAVNETVGDADVPLSMSMTYGFSTARLSRHPGSVVLDTAEDLDADFVVVPREPVSGSDEEVLAKAAEYVLLYASQPVLSV; from the coding sequence ATGACCGATCCGCTCTCGCCGTCGCTCGTCCTCGTCCCCGTGGATGGGAGCGAGGAGTCGCTCTCGGCCGTCGAGTACGCGGCGGCTATCGCCGAGGAGTACGACGCGGCGGTCCACGCGCTCTACGTCGTCAGCGAGGATCTCGCCCGCGCCATCGACACCGGCGCCGTCGACGACGCGACGCTCGCGGCCGACACCGAGGCGTTTCTGGACGCGGTCAACGAGACCGTCGGCGACGCCGATGTCCCGCTCTCGATGTCGATGACCTACGGCTTCTCCACCGCCCGTCTCTCCCGCCATCCGGGGAGCGTCGTCCTCGACACCGCCGAGGATCTCGATGCCGACTTCGTGGTCGTCCCGCGCGAACCCGTCTCGGGGTCGGACGAGGAAGTCCTCGCGAAGGCCGCTGAGTACGTCCTGCTGTACGCGAGCCAGCCCGTCCTCTCCGTCTGA
- a CDS encoding DUF7112 family protein, protein MTDRVASDGDGVTTYRARIARSGGTRRPCLRLPDGVAVEGGDIVRLVLDGDEYHARIEADADGFVVRGAYDNRRLARADREGTNRLVDWVRSTDRETGQSVEFDEVTPGYLYGVRIPGKRAVYSVTRQPDSSLTSIAEDLDG, encoded by the coding sequence GTGACTGACCGCGTCGCCAGCGATGGGGACGGGGTGACGACGTACCGCGCCCGCATCGCCCGCAGCGGCGGGACTCGCCGCCCCTGTCTTCGCCTCCCCGACGGCGTGGCGGTCGAGGGCGGCGACATCGTCCGTCTCGTCCTCGACGGCGACGAGTATCACGCGCGCATCGAGGCCGACGCCGACGGGTTCGTCGTTCGCGGCGCGTACGACAACCGCCGCCTCGCGCGGGCCGACCGCGAGGGGACGAACCGCCTGGTCGACTGGGTCCGCAGCACCGACCGCGAGACCGGACAGAGCGTCGAGTTCGACGAGGTGACGCCGGGCTATCTCTACGGCGTTCGCATCCCCGGCAAGCGCGCGGTGTACTCCGTCACCCGGCAGCCCGACTCGTCGCTCACGTCCATCGCCGAGGATCTGGACGGCTAA
- a CDS encoding universal stress protein: MFDTIVIATDGSESASRAVAVALDLAGRFDAAVHALYVVDRGEIEASPEQVRDEMRSALDESGRTALEEVAATTDRSVTTAVREGRPATKIREYALEHDADMVAMGTRGRHGENRFLVGSVAERVVRTCPVPVLTVRQLDEGERDAETAAA; this comes from the coding sequence ATGTTCGACACCATCGTCATCGCGACTGACGGATCGGAGAGCGCCAGCCGAGCGGTGGCAGTCGCGCTCGACCTCGCCGGTCGGTTCGACGCGGCGGTTCACGCGCTTTACGTGGTCGACCGCGGAGAGATCGAGGCCTCCCCCGAGCAGGTCCGCGACGAGATGCGGAGCGCGCTCGACGAGTCGGGCCGGACGGCGTTGGAGGAGGTGGCGGCGACCACCGACCGCTCGGTGACGACGGCCGTCCGCGAGGGACGACCGGCGACGAAGATCCGGGAGTACGCGCTGGAACACGACGCCGACATGGTGGCGATGGGGACCCGCGGTCGCCACGGCGAGAACCGGTTTCTCGTCGGGAGCGTCGCCGAACGCGTCGTCCGCACCTGTCCGGTGCCCGTGTTGACCGTGCGCCAACTCGACGAGGGCGAACGCGACGCCGAGACCGCGGCGGCCTGA
- a CDS encoding universal stress protein has translation MRLLLGIGGSDDSLRALERTVDRAAETGDDLTVAILQNPATETTPEEIERRAQAVLDEAGVSATIRYLDGDPRSRLVELAEQEGFDRIVLGGGETSPMGKIKLGSIAEFVLLNSHVSVTLVR, from the coding sequence ATGAGACTACTGCTGGGTATCGGCGGGAGCGACGACTCGTTGCGCGCACTCGAGCGCACGGTCGACCGCGCTGCCGAGACGGGCGACGATCTGACGGTCGCGATCCTCCAGAATCCGGCGACCGAGACGACGCCCGAGGAGATCGAACGGCGGGCGCAGGCGGTCCTCGACGAGGCGGGCGTGTCGGCAACGATCCGGTATCTCGACGGCGACCCGCGGAGTCGGCTGGTCGAACTGGCCGAGCAGGAGGGGTTCGACCGGATCGTCCTCGGCGGCGGGGAGACGAGTCCGATGGGCAAGATCAAACTCGGGAGCATCGCGGAGTTCGTCCTGCTGAACTCCCACGTCTCGGTAACGCTCGTCAGATGA
- a CDS encoding GNAT family N-acetyltransferase: protein MTDDKTYPNEPADEFPSPPQTFEDREGRTITVRRYDDAADRDALAAMYEAFDPADRAQGIPPTDPERIADWLGSITGPETVNVVAEHEDAVVGHATLVPDEPEGTAELAIFVLQDYQHAGIGTHLLETLLGAGQDECVERVWLTVERWNDAAIRLYEKVGFRTSDAESFEHEMTLRLQ, encoded by the coding sequence ATGACGGACGACAAAACCTACCCGAACGAACCCGCAGACGAGTTCCCCTCGCCGCCGCAGACGTTCGAGGACCGCGAGGGACGGACGATCACGGTCCGGCGGTACGACGACGCGGCGGATCGCGACGCGCTGGCGGCGATGTACGAGGCGTTCGACCCCGCCGACCGCGCCCAGGGCATCCCGCCGACCGATCCGGAGCGGATCGCCGACTGGCTGGGCTCGATCACCGGCCCGGAAACCGTCAACGTCGTCGCCGAACACGAGGACGCCGTCGTCGGACACGCGACGCTCGTTCCCGACGAGCCGGAGGGCACTGCGGAACTCGCCATCTTTGTCCTCCAGGACTACCAGCACGCGGGCATCGGTACCCACCTCCTCGAGACGCTGCTGGGCGCCGGCCAGGACGAGTGTGTCGAACGGGTGTGGCTCACGGTCGAGCGCTGGAACGACGCCGCGATCCGCCTCTACGAGAAGGTCGGCTTCCGGACGAGCGACGCCGAAAGCTTCGAACACGAGATGACGCTACGCCTGCAGTAA
- a CDS encoding DUF5807 family protein, translating into MTELDAFLAGDRLDHVALFLTDGYLDDEGTLADHGFEVDGGVVLVVPGEEGRRLFSAGTGMDAMEFAKKAMDVEGDIDHELTGGACPDCGAAPTYVLAFAEAQNEEVGGIYAEGDVIHAYAACPDGTAFSDRWVVGEA; encoded by the coding sequence ATGACTGAACTCGACGCGTTCCTCGCCGGCGACCGACTCGACCACGTTGCGCTCTTTCTCACCGACGGCTACCTCGACGACGAGGGTACCCTCGCGGACCACGGGTTCGAGGTCGACGGTGGCGTCGTCCTCGTCGTGCCCGGCGAGGAGGGACGTCGCCTCTTTTCGGCCGGCACCGGCATGGATGCGATGGAGTTCGCGAAGAAAGCGATGGACGTCGAGGGCGACATCGACCACGAGTTGACCGGCGGTGCGTGCCCCGACTGTGGCGCCGCCCCGACGTACGTCCTCGCGTTCGCCGAGGCACAGAACGAAGAAGTAGGCGGTATCTACGCCGAGGGCGACGTGATCCACGCCTACGCGGCCTGTCCCGACGGGACCGCGTTCTCCGACCGCTGGGTCGTCGGCGAGGCCTAA
- a CDS encoding cobyrinic acid a,c-diamide synthase has protein sequence MRGVVLAGTRSGVGKTVATLAVIRALEADGATVQPAKAGPDFIDPSHHEAVAGRPSRTLDVWLEGVDGVRRNYYRSDADVCVVEGVMGLYDGDGSSTAAVAEALDLPVVLVVDAKAGMESVAATALGFERYAAEAGRDIDVAGVLAQRAHGGRHADGIREALSDGLDYFGRIPPQGDLEIPDRHLGLHMGAEAPLDDDALDAAAETIRTDRLRDVAREPPRVAVPDPGPATGGRLAVARDDAFRFCYPATLERLRARADVTTFAPTAGDDLPDCDGVYLPGGYPELHGAALAGSPALATLANRASDGLPVLGECGGLMALSRSLTTADGDTHAMAGVLPADVRMHDRYQALDHVELHARTDTLTAAGGETRRGHEFHYSSADVDADARFAFDVVRGDGIADGQDGLTAHRTLGTYAHLHAESGAFDAFLDAL, from the coding sequence GTGAGAGGCGTCGTCCTCGCGGGGACGCGGTCGGGCGTCGGCAAGACCGTCGCGACCCTCGCCGTCATTCGGGCGCTCGAAGCCGACGGAGCGACGGTCCAGCCGGCGAAGGCCGGCCCGGACTTCATCGACCCGAGCCACCACGAAGCCGTCGCCGGCCGGCCCTCCCGCACGCTCGACGTGTGGCTGGAAGGCGTCGACGGCGTCCGCCGCAACTACTATCGGAGCGACGCCGACGTCTGCGTCGTCGAGGGCGTGATGGGGCTGTACGACGGTGACGGCTCCAGCACCGCCGCCGTCGCCGAGGCGCTCGACCTCCCCGTCGTGCTCGTCGTCGACGCCAAGGCCGGGATGGAGAGCGTCGCCGCCACGGCGCTCGGCTTCGAGCGCTACGCCGCCGAGGCGGGGCGCGACATCGACGTCGCGGGCGTCCTCGCTCAGCGCGCCCACGGCGGCCGCCACGCCGACGGCATCCGCGAGGCCCTTTCCGACGGCCTCGACTACTTCGGCCGGATCCCGCCCCAGGGCGACCTGGAGATACCGGACCGCCACCTCGGTCTCCACATGGGCGCTGAGGCACCCCTCGACGACGATGCGCTCGACGCGGCGGCGGAGACGATACGGACCGACCGGCTTCGCGACGTCGCCCGCGAACCGCCTCGTGTTGCCGTCCCCGACCCAGGACCGGCGACCGGCGGCCGCCTCGCCGTCGCCCGCGACGACGCCTTTCGCTTCTGCTACCCGGCGACCCTGGAACGCCTCCGCGCCCGCGCCGACGTGACGACCTTTGCCCCCACCGCCGGCGACGACCTGCCCGACTGCGACGGCGTCTATCTGCCGGGCGGCTACCCCGAACTCCACGGCGCGGCCCTCGCGGGCAGTCCCGCGCTGGCGACGCTCGCCAACCGCGCGAGCGACGGCCTGCCCGTCCTCGGCGAGTGTGGCGGGCTGATGGCGCTCTCGCGGTCGCTGACGACCGCCGACGGCGACACCCACGCGATGGCGGGTGTCCTCCCCGCGGACGTGCGGATGCACGACCGCTACCAGGCGCTCGACCACGTCGAACTCCACGCCCGGACCGACACCCTCACCGCGGCGGGCGGCGAGACGCGGCGCGGCCACGAGTTCCACTACTCCAGCGCGGATGTCGACGCCGACGCCCGCTTCGCGTTCGACGTCGTCCGCGGCGACGGCATCGCTGATGGTCAGGACGGACTCACCGCCCACCGGACGCTCGGCACCTACGCCCATCTTCACGCCGAGAGCGGGGCGTTCGACGCCTTCCTCGACGCCCTCTAG
- a CDS encoding DHH family phosphoesterase has protein sequence MDDDLIDDDGLSLSRKSRLPGAGFFYPDSLDEEYADRRAREAIEGAEAVVVADGDADGLGCAALVREMYDAALDIAPFEESLAARVAPEAGDGEDDENEDREESPVGLVTASPHSLTDALERVAKYADPGVDVYVCDLCPDDDTVVPIVEDLIDRAARVEWFDHHQWDDDVAAAVRAAGVDLVVGESDEECTVDVALRSLEYDFPEHLTALASVTRDHDLWIKEDPRSDDLADYAHWASAEEYVTVVGQYGPALPDPVVDFLDHRRVEKEQLIEAAVDRASMQSVGPWTVGVTYGRCSQNEVAEALREQGADAAVIVKPAGSASIRGSEGFERCHEVAGQVNGGGHPRAAGCKPDIYDDMLDYAHHWSSEGYATRQVILAAFERLTGEEAADGDE, from the coding sequence ATGGACGACGATCTCATCGACGACGACGGCCTCTCGCTCTCGCGGAAGTCGCGACTGCCCGGGGCGGGCTTTTTCTATCCCGACTCGCTGGACGAGGAGTACGCCGACCGGCGCGCCCGCGAGGCCATCGAAGGCGCGGAGGCGGTGGTCGTCGCCGACGGCGACGCCGACGGCCTCGGCTGTGCCGCGCTCGTTCGCGAGATGTACGACGCCGCCCTCGACATCGCCCCGTTCGAGGAGTCGCTCGCGGCGCGGGTGGCGCCCGAAGCCGGCGACGGCGAGGACGACGAGAACGAGGACCGCGAGGAGTCGCCGGTCGGCCTCGTCACGGCGAGTCCGCATTCGCTAACCGACGCCCTCGAACGCGTCGCGAAGTACGCCGATCCGGGCGTCGATGTCTACGTCTGTGACCTCTGTCCCGACGACGACACCGTCGTGCCCATCGTCGAGGATCTGATCGACCGGGCGGCGAGGGTCGAGTGGTTCGATCACCACCAGTGGGACGACGATGTCGCGGCCGCGGTCCGCGCGGCCGGCGTCGACCTGGTCGTCGGCGAGTCCGACGAGGAGTGTACGGTCGACGTGGCGCTGCGCTCCCTCGAGTACGACTTCCCCGAGCATCTGACGGCGCTCGCGTCGGTCACCCGGGATCACGACCTCTGGATCAAGGAGGACCCCCGCAGCGACGACCTGGCGGACTACGCCCACTGGGCGAGCGCCGAGGAGTACGTCACGGTCGTCGGACAGTACGGCCCGGCCCTTCCCGATCCCGTCGTCGACTTCCTCGACCACCGCCGCGTGGAGAAAGAGCAGTTGATCGAAGCGGCGGTCGACCGCGCGTCGATGCAGTCGGTCGGTCCCTGGACCGTCGGCGTGACCTACGGCCGGTGTTCACAGAACGAGGTGGCCGAGGCGCTCCGGGAACAGGGGGCCGACGCCGCCGTCATCGTCAAGCCCGCGGGCAGCGCGAGCATCCGCGGCAGCGAGGGCTTCGAGCGGTGTCACGAGGTGGCCGGACAGGTGAACGGCGGGGGCCACCCCCGCGCTGCGGGCTGTAAGCCCGACATCTACGACGACATGCTCGACTACGCCCACCACTGGTCGTCGGAGGGGTACGCGACGCGACAGGTGATCCTCGCGGCGTTCGAGCGACTGACGGGGGAAGAGGCGGCCGACGGCGACGAGTGA